The stretch of DNA AAGTCATCAGGAAGTACATGAACCAAATGTTCAAGCTATGAAAAAGAAAAAGCCAAGGTTTGTCGAGTTGGCGGACCGTTTGGAGGCCTTGCCCAAAGCCCTTGGCCAGGTCTAAGATTTTGCCATAAAACTTCGTAGCCCTGAGTTGTTTTCGAAGCGCGAAAAATAGAACGCCAAAAGTGGCTAAAACACCTAGTCCTAACAGGAGGAGGTTCCCTATTCCTCCAAATTTGCCACTTAGATCGGCATATTGGTCAAGAAACTGCCAAATGGTATCAAAAGCGAGGAGGAAGGCTAGTCCGCTCACAAAGAGAATGCTGATAACATCAATAATCCGGTCCACAACAACTGTTCCCATCAGTTTTTCCAAGGGAATTTTCTCGTATTGCGCCATGGTGGCAGGCCGCAAAACCTCGCCCATTCGGGGTAGCCCCAAATTGGCAAAATAGCCAATAACCGTTGCAAAGAAAGCATTAATAAATCGAGGCTGGTATCCCAGCGGACGAATCAACATGTTCCATCGAATGGCTCTACTCACATTACTTACTGTAAAACACACTAAGACCAAGACTATCCAAAAATAATTAACAGACCCAAAATCAGTAATTACTTTTTGGATAAGGCTACAATCTTCCGCAGGAATATTTTTGAGCGCACATTCTTT from Saprospiraceae bacterium encodes:
- a CDS encoding lysylphosphatidylglycerol synthase transmembrane domain-containing protein, which translates into the protein MKKFLLNFLKFTLFLGVGLLILYFVYNNQNTAYQKECALKNIPAEDCSLIQKVITDFGSVNYFWIVLVLVCFTVSNVSRAIRWNMLIRPLGYQPRFINAFFATVIGYFANLGLPRMGEVLRPATMAQYEKIPLEKLMGTVVVDRIIDVISILFVSGLAFLLAFDTIWQFLDQYADLSGKFGGIGNLLLLGLGVLATFGVLFFALRKQLRATKFYGKILDLAKGFGQGLQTVRQLDKPWLFLFHSLNIWFMYFLMTYVCFFSFAPTAHLTPIAGLVVFVLGGWGVVIPSPGGMGTYHFLAQTGLTMYGINGDDGFSWANIAFFSINLGCNVLIGIIALIALPIVNRTYHPQAHVIPQPN